In Plasmodium gaboni strain SY75 chromosome 14, whole genome shotgun sequence, one genomic interval encodes:
- a CDS encoding hypothetical protein (conserved Plasmodium protein, unknown function): protein NNYILNIIRMIYEMCVISNIINNNKTSQEQIHKNISKYINNKSKSNISYNNIYSSFTSNIRSYGHDIYKKNNKHTDSNNFIKSKCLDNKQNIIIIETNEKIYRFDKMDLNYDIFYYIYINNLTLKNNQVITFFLPLPKNKPIHLTYKNNNFYYFDDIIYLNKNLSEDIYNYIYIMQKYFLSFQFWFFYLRYQGIEKMKILFNKELSNLFFYLSSSYDKINNKSSNILIYENKKKKKKNSYKLLFEFNIKRLINICLHILKIYLNEKIKINISYFQIIKILNLCLNPTRNKKITRHYVIHMKFVNSIFIKLIKMKDKKIKKK, encoded by the coding sequence ataataattatatattaaatattattagGATGATATATGAAATGTGTGTTATATccaatataataaataataataaaacatcACAAGAACAgattcataaaaatataagtaaatatataaataataaatcaaagagtaatatttcttataataatatatattcaagTTTCACTAGTAACATTCGATCATATGGAcatgatatatataaaaaaaataataaacatactgatagtaataattttattaagaGTAAATGTTTGgataataaacaaaatataataataatagaaactaatgagaaaatatatagatttGATAAAATGGatttaaattatgatatattttattatatatatataaataatttaacattaaaaaataatcaagtaataacattttttttaccaTTACCAAAAAATAAGCCTATTCatttaacatataaaaataataatttttattattttgatgatataatatatttaaataaaaatctAAGTGaagatatttataattatatttatattatgcAAAAATATTTCCTTTCTTTTCAATTCTggtttttttatttaagATATCAAGGTATAgagaaaatgaaaatattatttaataaagaattatcaaatttatttttctaCCTTTCTTCTAGTTATgacaaaataaataataaatcatcaaatattcttatttatgaaaacaaaaaaaaaaaaaaaaaaaattcttatAAATTACTCTTtgaatttaatataaaaagattGATAAACATATgtttacatatattaaaaatatatctaaatgaaaaaattaaaattaatatatcatattttcaaataataaaaatattaaatttatgTTTAAATCCTACACgtaacaaaaaaattacgCGACATTATGTAATACACATGAAATTTGTCAATAgtatttttatcaaattaatcaaaatgaaagataaaaaaattaaaaaaaaataa